In Paenibacillus algicola, a genomic segment contains:
- a CDS encoding D-alanyl-D-alanine carboxypeptidase family protein, protein MTVHAERVEQQLAMPSPPGNYAESAALIDVSSGRLLYSKEGNKRMRVASLTKIMTAIVAIEHGDLKSQVKVSKNAFGKEGSSLFLKLGEEMLLEHMLYGLMLRSGNDAATAIAEHVGGSEEGFVLLMNEKAAELGMTGSHFMNPHGLDHDEHYSTANDMAKLTAYALHNPDFAEIVKTEVKKAPNPNESWDYKWSNKNKMLHLYEGADGVKTGYTKKALRCLVSSATRNGQQLAVVTLNDGNDWNDHGKLLDYGFEHFQLHQLIQEGQAVQGQPLKAGNRFAYALLPAEQALVKNKLVLHKAVEPDLSFGRRGYIELSLHGEVIGRVPVYEEGSLIPKEQQDEEHARETWHQTEKQGFLRSAGIVLRKFLGD, encoded by the coding sequence ATGACTGTGCATGCCGAGCGTGTAGAGCAGCAACTCGCAATGCCATCTCCACCGGGTAATTACGCGGAATCGGCAGCACTGATTGACGTCAGCTCCGGCAGGCTGCTGTACAGTAAAGAAGGCAACAAAAGGATGCGTGTCGCCAGTCTGACCAAAATCATGACGGCAATCGTCGCGATTGAGCATGGAGATTTGAAATCCCAGGTGAAGGTGAGCAAGAATGCTTTCGGCAAAGAAGGCTCCTCATTATTTCTAAAGCTTGGTGAGGAGATGCTGCTGGAGCATATGCTGTACGGGTTAATGCTGAGGTCAGGCAATGATGCAGCTACGGCTATCGCAGAGCATGTCGGCGGCTCAGAGGAGGGCTTTGTGCTGCTTATGAACGAGAAGGCGGCTGAGCTGGGGATGACGGGGTCCCATTTTATGAATCCGCACGGACTCGACCATGATGAGCACTATTCAACGGCTAACGATATGGCCAAGCTTACGGCTTACGCGCTGCACAATCCCGATTTCGCCGAGATCGTCAAGACCGAGGTCAAGAAGGCGCCCAACCCGAATGAGAGCTGGGATTATAAGTGGAGCAACAAAAATAAAATGCTGCATCTGTATGAAGGTGCTGACGGCGTCAAGACCGGCTATACGAAAAAAGCATTACGCTGCCTTGTCAGCTCGGCCACGAGAAACGGACAGCAGCTGGCCGTTGTCACCCTTAATGATGGGAACGACTGGAATGATCACGGCAAGCTGCTGGATTACGGCTTTGAGCATTTTCAGCTGCATCAGCTGATTCAGGAGGGCCAAGCGGTTCAAGGACAGCCGCTGAAAGCCGGGAACCGCTTTGCCTATGCACTGCTGCCGGCAGAGCAGGCGCTTGTCAAGAACAAGCTCGTCCTGCACAAAGCGGTGGAGCCGGATCTGTCGTTCGGGAGAAGAGGGTATATCGAGCTGTCGCTGCATGGTGAAGTGATCGGACGGGTGCCGGTGTACGAAGAAGGCAGCTTGATTCCAAAAGAGCAGCAGGATGAGGAGCATGCACGCGAAACCTGGCACCAAACAGAGAAGCAAGGCTTCTTAAGGTCTGCAGGGATTGTGCTCCGCAAGTTCTTGGGAGATTAA
- a CDS encoding nucleoside recognition domain-containing protein, with protein MINVIWMGMILIGFIFSAVNGNIEDVTKAVFDGAQTGVTVSFGLISIMVFWLGLMRLAEDSGLLAKIARLMGPVVRYLFPDIPKNHPAFGYILSNMSANLFGLGNAATPMGIKAMQELQKLNPDKEQASPAMCTLLALNTASITLIPTTLIAIRMNYHSANPAEIVGTTLMATAVATLAAIMADRWCRHRLISQSKKKKPPAWPHTPKEGDAPC; from the coding sequence ATGATAAATGTCATCTGGATGGGAATGATCTTGATCGGATTTATCTTTTCCGCCGTGAACGGGAACATCGAGGACGTTACCAAAGCCGTCTTCGATGGAGCTCAGACTGGCGTAACCGTATCCTTTGGCTTGATCAGTATTATGGTGTTTTGGCTGGGATTAATGAGGCTGGCAGAGGATTCGGGCCTCCTGGCGAAGATCGCCCGGTTAATGGGACCGGTAGTAAGGTATTTATTTCCTGACATCCCGAAAAATCATCCAGCCTTCGGCTACATTCTATCTAATATGAGCGCAAATCTGTTTGGCCTCGGCAATGCAGCAACACCAATGGGAATCAAGGCCATGCAGGAGCTGCAGAAGCTGAATCCGGACAAGGAGCAGGCCTCCCCGGCTATGTGCACCTTGCTGGCATTGAACACCGCGAGCATCACCTTGATTCCGACGACGCTAATCGCGATAAGGATGAATTATCATTCCGCTAACCCCGCTGAAATTGTAGGCACGACGCTGATGGCGACAGCGGTCGCTACGCTGGCGGCAATTATGGCTGACCGCTGGTGCAGGCATCGGCTCATCTCACAATCGAAAAAGAAAAAGCCTCCGGCCTGGCCTCATACCCCGAAAGAGGGTGACGCCCCGTGCTAG
- a CDS encoding spore maturation protein — MNLISVWMIPIVIAFIPLFAFARRVLVYETFVDGAKDGFSTAISIIPHLVGMMVAISVFRASGALEAMTSWMGPFLLGLGVPPEIMPLGLLRPLTGTGSLAYTTELIHVYGPDSIIGRIASTIQGSTDTTLYVLTVYFGAVGIRKGRYALKVGLFSDIIGFIAAIFFCLLVFG; from the coding sequence ATGAATCTCATCTCTGTCTGGATGATTCCGATCGTGATTGCCTTTATCCCATTGTTCGCTTTCGCCCGCAGGGTACTGGTCTATGAAACCTTCGTGGATGGTGCCAAGGACGGCTTCTCGACCGCCATATCCATCATCCCGCATCTTGTCGGTATGATGGTGGCCATTAGTGTGTTCCGCGCTTCCGGCGCGCTGGAGGCCATGACCTCCTGGATGGGCCCGTTTCTGCTGGGTCTTGGCGTACCGCCGGAAATCATGCCATTGGGTCTGCTTCGCCCGCTGACCGGAACGGGCTCCCTGGCCTATACGACCGAGCTGATCCATGTCTACGGGCCGGACTCCATCATCGGCCGGATTGCCTCCACCATTCAGGGCAGCACGGATACTACGCTATATGTACTCACTGTATATTTTGGCGCGGTCGGGATCCGAAAGGGTCGGTATGCCTTGAAGGTCGGCTTGTTCTCGGACATCATCGGATTTATTGCTGCCATCTTTTTTTGCCTGCTTGTCTTCGGATAA
- a CDS encoding peptidoglycan recognition protein family protein, with translation MNFEGFIIHHTACTERDHQEEDWDFMILRDGSVKAAPSLRHPEYIHICLEGDFNLEYSLMDFYQKRQLFQASKIIIELSRRYEISPLYLFPHHDTCPGINFPWNALVIYPAGGYH, from the coding sequence ATGAATTTCGAAGGCTTTATTATCCACCACACGGCTTGTACGGAACGAGATCATCAGGAGGAGGATTGGGATTTTATGATTTTGAGGGATGGGTCGGTAAAAGCTGCCCCGTCACTTCGGCACCCTGAATATATTCATATCTGTCTGGAGGGTGACTTTAATCTGGAATATAGCTTAATGGATTTCTACCAAAAAAGGCAGCTGTTTCAAGCCAGCAAAATCATTATTGAGCTGTCCCGGCGCTATGAGATTTCTCCGTTATATTTATTTCCGCACCACGACACCTGTCCCGGTATCAATTTCCCATGGAATGCGCTTGTGATTTATCCCGCAGGTGGGTATCATTAG
- a CDS encoding pseudouridine synthase produces MERLQKIMAQAGIASRRKCEELILGGKVQVNGETVTALGTKADPDQDEITVSGKPIKNEKKVYVMLNKPKGVITSASDPEGRKIVSDYLKGVRERVYPIGRLDYDTEGLLLLTNDGEFANLLSHPKYHVPKTYLATVKGVPHGEGLDKLRQGIMLEDGMTSPAEVEYKDVDPDNKQAVISITIHEGRNRQVRRMFEAINHPVIRLKRISYGDLLLQNLKRGIYRHLTPDEINRLVQMAMSAKNSKPEGKRPPRRRT; encoded by the coding sequence ATGGAGAGATTACAAAAAATCATGGCACAGGCCGGGATAGCCTCCAGGCGTAAGTGTGAAGAGCTTATTCTGGGCGGCAAGGTGCAGGTGAACGGTGAGACCGTGACAGCACTCGGCACGAAAGCAGACCCGGATCAGGACGAAATTACGGTATCCGGAAAGCCGATCAAGAATGAGAAGAAAGTCTATGTCATGCTGAATAAACCGAAAGGCGTTATTACCAGCGCTTCCGATCCGGAAGGCCGTAAGATCGTATCGGATTATTTGAAGGGCGTGCGTGAGCGCGTCTATCCGATCGGACGGCTGGACTATGATACGGAAGGGCTTTTGCTGCTTACGAATGATGGCGAATTTGCGAACTTGCTGAGCCATCCGAAGTATCATGTTCCGAAGACTTATCTGGCAACGGTTAAGGGAGTTCCCCACGGGGAGGGGCTGGACAAGCTTCGTCAGGGTATTATGCTGGAGGACGGCATGACCTCGCCGGCAGAAGTGGAATACAAGGATGTCGATCCTGACAACAAGCAGGCCGTCATTTCAATTACCATTCATGAGGGACGTAACCGACAGGTCCGCCGGATGTTCGAGGCGATCAACCATCCGGTAATCCGGCTAAAGCGTATCTCTTATGGAGATTTGCTGCTGCAAAATTTAAAGCGGGGCATCTATCGCCACCTGACACCAGATGAGATTAACAGGCTGGTTCAGATGGCAATGTCCGCCAAAAACAGCAAGCCTGAGGGGAAACGACCTCCACGGCGCAGAACCTGA
- a CDS encoding redoxin domain-containing protein — protein MTGNTKKWVQVFILLAIVLLGVYAVTTVVTGKNSAPKAGDDVPGYKLLGMDGAVHTMDEMEGKARVINFWGTYCEPCVREMPALQEQWLKWKDQDVVIVGINVGEKPMVVENFAAKMGVEFPILMDPDRKAVESFRVGPMPTTFFVTPDGKIDRITIGELNIDTLDKQIGQLVNAK, from the coding sequence ATGACAGGTAACACGAAAAAATGGGTACAAGTTTTCATCCTGCTGGCAATCGTCCTGCTGGGTGTTTATGCTGTAACGACCGTCGTTACAGGAAAGAATAGTGCCCCCAAGGCTGGGGATGACGTGCCGGGCTATAAGCTGCTCGGAATGGACGGAGCCGTCCACACGATGGACGAGATGGAGGGCAAGGCGAGGGTCATTAATTTCTGGGGGACCTACTGCGAGCCCTGCGTCCGGGAAATGCCCGCCCTGCAGGAGCAATGGTTGAAATGGAAGGACCAGGATGTGGTCATTGTCGGCATTAATGTGGGGGAGAAGCCCATGGTGGTCGAGAATTTTGCAGCCAAGATGGGTGTGGAATTTCCGATTCTCATGGATCCGGACCGCAAGGCTGTCGAAAGCTTTAGAGTGGGGCCGATGCCGACCACTTTTTTTGTGACGCCGGATGGAAAGATTGACCGCATTACCATCGGAGAGCTGAACATTGACACCCTGGATAAACAGATCGGGCAGTTGGTGAATGCGAAATGA
- a CDS encoding cytochrome c biogenesis protein ResB, producing MNEQTGNSRIQNTKCECGHQNPVGTVLCEACGKPLNEEAAAQDLLEMRYDGVARRSQKDNPGVIDRVWNFFSSVKVAIYLITITTIGAMLGSIYPQESTFLNIDASVYYQENYGQLGHIYYLLGLSHTYTSWWFVLLLVLIGASLVICSLDRVLPLYKALSRQRIPKHLSFLKRQRVSLEADIHGDGVQWVEHVAPKIRKKGYRVRTDGSTLLAEKQRFSRWGPYVLHIGLIVFLLAVLARGLPGLHMDTHMAFPEGQPKLIPDTSYYLQNDGFSVQFYSEEDLPKEFQGKGKILPEKFETKAILYECLAGCELGEEPQLKEVMRHNIEVNHPLNYEGLKAYQFDYDLTPTLISVTPALTDAVTGEEYGTFKLDMNYPEKAYKVGPYTLTVKDLYTDFGLNADGKPANMSSNPNAPAFLFLIEGPDLPETGVQYFYFPKQIDKERFQQDALNRQLGGGELKFDLQVSSMENVELSESTTYLNIRIDKAMPFVWVGAGIGMLGLVLGFYFQHRRIWLRVDHGVLTLGAHTNKNWFGLRREIAAVLKEMDLDVDEKSLVNNGGSKA from the coding sequence ATGAATGAGCAAACAGGTAACAGCCGCATCCAGAATACAAAATGCGAGTGCGGCCATCAGAATCCGGTCGGCACCGTGCTGTGCGAGGCGTGCGGCAAGCCGCTGAACGAGGAAGCCGCGGCGCAGGACCTTTTGGAGATGCGTTATGACGGCGTCGCCAGACGCTCGCAGAAGGACAACCCCGGGGTTATTGACCGCGTATGGAATTTTTTCTCCTCGGTGAAAGTGGCGATCTATTTAATTACGATCACGACCATCGGTGCCATGCTGGGCTCGATCTATCCTCAGGAAAGCACCTTTTTGAATATTGATGCGTCTGTTTATTACCAAGAAAACTATGGGCAGCTGGGCCATATTTATTATCTGCTCGGTTTATCCCATACATATACGTCCTGGTGGTTTGTGCTGCTGCTGGTTCTGATCGGGGCTTCGCTCGTCATCTGCAGCCTGGATCGGGTACTGCCTCTGTACAAGGCACTGAGCCGTCAGCGGATTCCAAAGCATCTGTCCTTCCTGAAGCGGCAGCGTGTGAGTCTTGAGGCTGACATTCATGGAGACGGAGTGCAGTGGGTGGAGCATGTGGCCCCCAAAATCCGCAAAAAAGGATACAGGGTCCGCACGGACGGGTCAACACTGCTTGCAGAGAAGCAGCGCTTCAGCCGGTGGGGTCCTTATGTGCTTCATATTGGCTTGATCGTCTTCCTGCTAGCTGTGCTCGCTAGAGGACTTCCGGGTCTTCATATGGACACGCATATGGCGTTTCCGGAAGGCCAGCCCAAGCTCATCCCGGATACGAGCTACTATTTGCAGAATGACGGGTTTTCGGTGCAGTTTTACAGTGAAGAGGATCTCCCGAAGGAATTTCAGGGCAAAGGCAAGATTCTGCCCGAGAAATTTGAAACCAAGGCTATCCTTTATGAATGCCTTGCGGGCTGTGAGCTTGGAGAGGAGCCTCAGCTGAAGGAAGTCATGCGTCACAATATTGAAGTCAACCATCCCTTGAATTATGAAGGCTTGAAGGCCTACCAATTTGACTACGATCTCACGCCGACTCTCATCTCGGTGACGCCAGCTTTGACTGACGCGGTGACCGGAGAAGAATATGGGACGTTCAAGCTGGACATGAACTATCCGGAGAAGGCTTACAAGGTCGGGCCCTATACGCTGACCGTGAAGGATCTCTATACGGATTTCGGCTTGAATGCGGATGGAAAGCCGGCCAACATGTCGTCGAATCCGAACGCGCCTGCCTTTTTGTTCTTGATCGAGGGTCCTGATCTGCCTGAGACGGGAGTCCAGTATTTCTACTTTCCGAAACAGATTGATAAGGAACGCTTTCAGCAGGATGCTCTGAACAGGCAGCTGGGCGGGGGAGAGCTGAAATTTGATCTTCAGGTATCGTCAATGGAGAATGTCGAGCTTTCAGAATCGACGACCTATCTCAACATTCGGATTGATAAGGCGATGCCGTTTGTGTGGGTTGGAGCAGGCATCGGCATGCTGGGTCTGGTGCTGGGCTTTTATTTTCAGCATCGGCGGATTTGGCTCCGGGTGGATCACGGCGTATTGACGTTGGGCGCTCATACGAACAAGAACTGGTTCGGCTTGAGGAGAGAAATTGCTGCGGTCCTTAAAGAGATGGATCTGGACGTAGATGAGAAGTCATTGGTAAATAACGGGGGGAGCAAAGCATGA
- the ccsB gene encoding c-type cytochrome biogenesis protein CcsB, with product MTLIDFSSDAFIAAFFLYCLAFTFYGVAVMGKRFRKRDPEVHLAKWGKIAFYTAVLGLIGHLTYFITRWIWAGHVPVSNMYEFMTFLSMSIMVAFIVLYMLYKKSLLGLFALPLTILIMAYAAVFPQEVQPLIPSLQSYWLGIHVTMASLGDAFFAVGFIAGLMHLLRTVNFSSAERSDRKEQRWLEFCMFLIVVMIGFMVSVYSFRAAGYEASFSQVQWNEKLQQDQTVQVEYDMPPIVSPYNSETIAFDSFLGMSKPLFQAPSWMEGINAARKLNTVLWSILSGLVLYALIRVLLRKPIAQFIQPALNRLDPDDLDEISYRAIAIGFPIFTLGGLIFAMIWAEIAWGRFWGWDPKEVWALITWLFYSIYLHLRLSRGWQGKNSSWLSVLGFIVVMFTLVGVNLIIAGLHSYAGTE from the coding sequence ATGACATTAATAGATTTTAGCAGTGATGCCTTTATCGCAGCTTTTTTCTTATACTGCCTGGCCTTTACCTTTTATGGGGTTGCGGTCATGGGCAAGCGTTTTCGAAAGCGGGATCCTGAGGTCCATTTGGCCAAGTGGGGAAAAATAGCTTTTTACACCGCGGTTCTGGGTCTTATTGGTCACCTGACCTATTTCATAACCCGATGGATCTGGGCCGGCCATGTGCCGGTCAGCAATATGTATGAATTTATGACCTTTTTATCCATGTCTATTATGGTGGCCTTTATTGTGCTATACATGCTTTATAAGAAATCGCTGCTGGGCCTGTTTGCACTGCCGCTGACGATTTTGATTATGGCTTACGCAGCTGTATTTCCTCAAGAGGTACAGCCGCTGATTCCTTCGCTGCAGTCCTACTGGCTTGGCATTCATGTCACCATGGCTTCCTTGGGAGATGCATTCTTCGCGGTGGGCTTTATTGCAGGTCTGATGCACTTGCTTCGCACAGTAAACTTCAGCAGTGCCGAGCGATCAGATCGCAAAGAACAGCGATGGCTGGAATTTTGTATGTTCCTGATCGTGGTTATGATCGGATTTATGGTATCTGTCTACAGCTTCCGTGCGGCGGGATATGAGGCTTCCTTTTCCCAGGTTCAATGGAATGAAAAGCTGCAGCAGGATCAGACCGTTCAGGTGGAGTATGATATGCCGCCGATCGTATCACCCTATAACAGTGAGACTATCGCCTTCGACAGCTTCTTGGGCATGAGCAAGCCGCTGTTTCAGGCGCCGTCCTGGATGGAGGGCATCAATGCGGCCCGCAAGCTGAATACGGTGCTCTGGTCTATCCTGAGCGGCTTGGTATTATATGCTTTGATTCGCGTTCTCCTGCGCAAACCTATTGCCCAGTTTATTCAGCCGGCATTGAACCGGCTCGATCCGGATGATCTGGATGAGATCAGCTACCGGGCTATCGCGATCGGCTTCCCGATCTTTACCCTGGGAGGTCTGATCTTCGCCATGATCTGGGCCGAAATTGCCTGGGGCCGATTCTGGGGCTGGGATCCGAAAGAAGTGTGGGCGCTCATTACCTGGCTGTTTTACAGCATTTACCTCCACCTTCGCCTGTCTCGAGGCTGGCAGGGCAAGAACTCCTCCTGGCTGAGTGTGCTCGGTTTTATCGTGGTCATGTTTACGCTGGTGGGTGTCAACTTAATTATTGCAGGCCTGCATTCCTACGCAGGTACGGAATAA
- a CDS encoding response regulator transcription factor gives MSDHGNRILVVDDEERIRRLLKMYLEKEGYEIEEAEDGETALRKATSEDYGLILLDVMLPGMDGVEVCARVRQVKSTPILMLTAKGEEINRVQGFEVGADDYVVKPFSPREVIYRVKAILRRSSATAYLSKESTSSSSSIVFPNLVIEHDAHRVSAGGREINLTPKEYELLHYLASSPDKVFSREELLKDVWNYEFFGDLRTVDTHVKRLREKLNKMSPEAASMIMTVWGVGYKLEVPK, from the coding sequence ATGAGTGATCATGGAAACCGGATATTGGTTGTGGATGATGAGGAGCGCATCCGACGTCTTTTGAAGATGTATTTGGAAAAAGAGGGGTATGAAATCGAGGAGGCCGAGGACGGGGAGACGGCTCTGCGGAAAGCAACCTCAGAGGACTATGGCTTGATTTTGCTTGATGTCATGCTTCCGGGTATGGACGGTGTTGAGGTCTGTGCACGTGTGCGACAGGTGAAATCTACCCCGATTCTGATGCTGACAGCCAAAGGCGAGGAGATTAATCGGGTTCAGGGCTTTGAGGTCGGTGCAGATGACTATGTTGTGAAGCCCTTCAGCCCCCGTGAGGTCATATACAGAGTGAAGGCAATCCTGCGGCGTTCCTCTGCAACGGCCTATTTGTCCAAGGAATCCACGTCCAGCAGCAGCAGTATCGTATTTCCGAACCTGGTTATTGAGCATGATGCGCACCGGGTGAGCGCGGGCGGCCGCGAAATCAACCTGACTCCGAAGGAATATGAGCTGCTTCATTACCTGGCTTCTTCTCCGGATAAGGTCTTTTCCCGGGAAGAGCTGTTGAAGGACGTATGGAACTATGAGTTTTTCGGCGATTTGCGTACGGTAGATACTCACGTCAAGCGTCTGCGTGAGAAGCTGAACAAAATGTCACCGGAAGCGGCCTCCATGATTATGACGGTTTGGGGCGTCGGGTATAAGCTGGAGGTTCCGAAATAA
- a CDS encoding ATP-binding protein, whose translation MKFWRTLVGKLWITITLLVACVLLTLGLFLLPYIDTVFNSSNSGDIKRLFTYVSIIGFAMTTFFGLFLLTKITQPMQKLIEAANAIRRGRYDTRLKLVTSDEIGELANTFNHMAAELETTIRSLNHEKEHLSSVLRSMSDAVITFDNNGDVILANPPGRQVMENWQGLKWDKDLEGGGWAAEVMPEPLIALFNKTMREGRDQMADLHVKQGVWEAHMAPLYSDDIKRGAVAVLRDITEQVKLEKMRTDFIANVSHEIRTPLSMMQGYSEALLDGMAASPEESRELIQVIHEESLRMGRLVKDLLDLTRMEAGHAELDLQKVDAGELCERVTRKFAVRAKEQDIELTLYKRSQNLLLNAADEDKLEQVLTNLLDNAIRHTPSGKGISITLERISLTGSAAAIQFEVSDQGVGIPSADVPFVFDRFYKADKARVRGETVGTGIGLAIVKNIVEAHKGQITVDSVVGEGTRFTFVIPD comes from the coding sequence GTGAAATTCTGGCGTACCCTTGTCGGCAAGCTGTGGATTACAATTACACTGCTTGTAGCCTGTGTCCTTCTGACGCTGGGACTGTTTCTTCTTCCTTATATCGATACCGTGTTTAATTCCTCCAACTCCGGAGACATCAAGCGGCTCTTCACGTATGTATCCATTATCGGCTTTGCGATGACGACCTTCTTCGGTCTGTTCCTGCTTACCAAGATTACACAGCCGATGCAGAAGCTGATTGAGGCTGCCAACGCGATTCGGCGGGGACGCTATGATACGCGTCTGAAGCTTGTGACCAGCGATGAAATCGGCGAACTGGCGAATACGTTTAATCATATGGCGGCAGAGCTGGAGACGACCATCCGAAGCCTGAACCATGAGAAAGAGCATCTTTCGAGCGTACTGCGCAGTATGAGCGATGCAGTGATTACATTTGATAATAATGGCGATGTTATTCTTGCGAACCCACCGGGACGACAGGTGATGGAGAATTGGCAGGGCCTGAAATGGGACAAGGATCTGGAGGGCGGCGGATGGGCCGCCGAGGTGATGCCGGAGCCGCTGATTGCATTGTTCAACAAGACGATGCGGGAGGGGCGTGATCAGATGGCAGATCTGCATGTCAAGCAGGGGGTCTGGGAGGCGCACATGGCGCCGCTGTATTCGGATGATATCAAGCGCGGAGCGGTTGCGGTGCTGCGAGATATTACGGAGCAGGTGAAGCTGGAGAAGATGAGAACCGACTTCATTGCGAACGTGTCACACGAAATCAGAACCCCGCTGTCGATGATGCAGGGCTACAGTGAAGCGCTGCTTGATGGTATGGCAGCTTCACCGGAAGAGAGCCGTGAGCTCATCCAGGTCATTCATGAAGAGTCCTTACGGATGGGGCGGCTGGTGAAGGATCTGCTGGATCTGACACGGATGGAAGCGGGTCATGCCGAGCTCGACCTGCAGAAGGTCGATGCCGGGGAGCTGTGTGAGCGGGTAACCCGGAAATTCGCGGTTCGTGCCAAGGAGCAGGACATTGAGCTGACGCTTTACAAGCGCAGTCAGAATCTGCTGCTGAACGCTGCAGATGAGGACAAGCTGGAGCAGGTGCTGACCAACCTGCTGGATAACGCAATCCGGCACACACCCTCTGGCAAAGGGATATCCATTACACTGGAGCGGATCTCGCTGACCGGCAGCGCGGCGGCCATTCAGTTTGAAGTGTCTGATCAGGGTGTAGGTATTCCTTCTGCTGATGTACCTTTTGTATTTGACCGCTTCTATAAGGCAGACAAGGCCCGTGTACGCGGTGAAACCGTCGGTACGGGGATTGGTCTAGCCATCGTTAAGAACATCGTAGAGGCGCACAAGGGACAAATTACAGTGGATAGTGTCGTAGGCGAGGGGACAAGGTTTACCTTTGTTATACCGGACTGA
- the serA gene encoding phosphoglycerate dehydrogenase: protein MFKVLVSDPISDLGIQQLMDAADVQVDKNTGLSEDELTAIIGDYDALLVRSQTRVTEKIMSAGSRLKVVGRAGVGVDNIDLEAATKRGIVVINAPDGNTITTAEHTFAMMIALARHIPQAYAKTVSGTWDRKSFLGVELRNKTLGVMGMGRIGSEVARRAKAFGMSILAYDPFLTEERAEKLEVTLSSVENIIRNADFITVHTPLTPETRHMISRPQFEIMKKGMRIVNCARGGIIDELALVEAIDEGIVAGAAFDVFEHEPPAADHPFLSHPKVIVTPHLGASTIEAQENVAIDVSEQVLHILRNEPFKNAVNFPLVAANVMNKLQPYFPLGEKLGSAAAQISSQAIQEIHVDYAGELAEVDTQALTRYIVKGVLERHLGSEVNIVNAMHLAKSRDLHVVVSQTPKTKGFTNLVTVTLKTQNGGEHLVAGTLLHGYGERIVRLDKFPVDIAPQGHQILISHNDKPGIIGRVGTLLGENDVNIASMQVGRKVIGGEAIMFLTVDKNVPKEVLVKLTGLSDLNTAQEIVLS, encoded by the coding sequence ATGTTTAAAGTTTTGGTATCGGATCCGATCAGTGATCTGGGTATTCAGCAGCTGATGGATGCAGCCGATGTGCAGGTAGACAAAAATACCGGGCTCAGTGAAGACGAGCTTACTGCCATTATCGGAGATTACGACGCATTGCTTGTACGAAGTCAGACCCGCGTGACTGAGAAAATTATGTCGGCGGGCTCCCGCCTCAAGGTGGTTGGCCGCGCAGGTGTTGGCGTGGATAACATTGATCTGGAAGCTGCTACGAAGCGCGGCATTGTCGTTATCAATGCCCCGGACGGAAACACGATTACGACTGCTGAGCATACCTTCGCCATGATGATTGCACTTGCCCGCCATATCCCGCAGGCTTATGCGAAGACGGTGTCCGGCACCTGGGACCGCAAATCATTCCTCGGCGTCGAGCTGCGCAACAAAACCTTGGGCGTAATGGGCATGGGACGGATCGGGAGTGAAGTTGCCCGCCGTGCCAAGGCTTTCGGCATGAGCATTCTTGCTTATGATCCATTCCTGACTGAAGAACGCGCGGAGAAGCTGGAAGTGACGCTCTCTTCCGTGGAGAACATTATCCGGAATGCGGACTTTATTACGGTTCATACTCCGCTTACTCCAGAGACCCGTCACATGATCAGCAGACCGCAATTCGAAATTATGAAAAAGGGCATGCGCATCGTGAACTGTGCCCGCGGCGGTATTATTGATGAGCTGGCGCTCGTGGAGGCGATTGATGAAGGGATCGTTGCCGGCGCGGCGTTTGACGTATTCGAGCATGAGCCTCCAGCAGCGGATCATCCGTTCCTGAGCCATCCGAAAGTCATCGTGACCCCTCATCTGGGCGCATCCACGATTGAAGCTCAGGAAAATGTAGCTATTGACGTATCAGAGCAAGTACTGCACATCCTGCGGAACGAGCCGTTCAAGAACGCCGTCAACTTCCCGCTGGTTGCTGCGAATGTGATGAACAAGCTGCAGCCTTACTTCCCGCTGGGCGAGAAGCTTGGCAGTGCTGCTGCTCAAATCTCGTCTCAAGCCATCCAGGAAATTCACGTCGATTATGCCGGCGAGCTGGCTGAGGTGGATACCCAGGCACTGACTCGCTATATCGTGAAGGGTGTTCTGGAGCGTCATCTGGGCAGTGAAGTGAACATCGTGAATGCGATGCATCTCGCGAAGAGCCGCGATCTGCATGTGGTTGTTTCACAGACTCCAAAGACCAAGGGCTTTACGAATCTCGTGACCGTTACCCTCAAGACTCAAAACGGCGGAGAGCATCTTGTAGCCGGCACCCTACTGCACGGGTACGGTGAACGTATTGTGCGTCTGGACAAGTTCCCGGTCGATATTGCACCACAAGGTCACCAGATCCTGATCTCCCACAACGATAAGCCAGGCATCATTGGCCGCGTTGGAACCCTGCTGGGTGAGAACGATGTTAACATCGCCTCCATGCAGGTAGGACGTAAAGTTATTGGCGGCGAAGCGATTATGTTCCTCACAGTGGACAAGAACGTTCCTAAAGAAGTGCTGGTGAAGCTGACTGGCCTCAGCGACCTGAACACCGCTCAAGAAATCGTGCTTTCCTAA